The following nucleotide sequence is from Penicillium digitatum chromosome 5, complete sequence.
GGATGATCTTTATTTACGCTTTGCTATGTATGGGTCTGCAGTTGGTATCCTGGCTGTGAGTTTGGGACTGGCTCCACTATCCCATCTATACGCTGACGCTGAAATCTTGCGTTGTCTTTGCTGATCCTCCTGGCTTACCAGTGTCCCCAACATCATCACTGAGGCGGTAGCAGTCAGTCAGTTGGGATTATTTTCTGGTCCTTTCTTTGCAACAGTAACTATCAACCACTCTATTTCCCTACCCTTAACTCTAACCCCTGGTTTAGGGTATATCAGTCAGCTCAAAGATCTTCTTACCAGAGATCGGTTCTTCAGCAATCGGTAAGCCAACACGTTTATTCAATTTGCATTCTGACGCTGATTCATATAGCATTCGTCTTTGCACTCGGCCAAACCGGTGGATCTGTCTTTCCCACCTTGACGGGTATTATCGCGGGACATGTTGGTGTCCAGGTCCTGCAACCCATGCTTGTTGGTTTGCTCGGTGCCGCTGGTATGAGCTGGTTAAATCTGGCCCAAGGATGCTGTCTTGCATCGGGACTGACGAGATTGTACCCAAGTCCGGGTTTCAGAGCTTCGTTGTATATATTGGGGGGGTTCTATTGGTGCAAGAGAGCTGAGAGACATGTTGTGTGTTAAGAGCCTCTTTCATGAGATTAAACGACCCAAGAGACTAGGGTATTAAAAGTTCATCACTTCGTTACATCACGACAACCAAAAGGAACCCAATGAAATGCAAACCCTCGCACAGCTATGCTAAAAATGAATTACCCAACATAAGAATTCCTTCATTAGCATCATTCCTCATAAGAAATAGATGAAGCCCAAAGCCCTTAAAAGATATCCTCAGGCCACTGGTAATCCTCCAGGCCCGAAATTACAGACTCCGGGCCGGAAGCCGAGGACGAAGAAAGCATAGGAGCAGACAAAGGTCTCTTTTTAGGCGACCGGTTCacattgacattgacctTGGCAGCACTCAAGCGAAGTTCCTCTGGGAGGGGCGGTACGGGCGGGATGTCGTCATCACCGAGATACCCAGACCGTCTACGACTAGGACCTGTTTTCGACCTTGTCGGGGTGCGAGGGCTACGATCAGGATTGAGCTGGCGCTGTGGGTGGTGGTAGAAGGCTTCGCGGTAGGAGTCATTTGGCAGAGCAGAAAGAGGCGTAGACCAAATGTTGGAACGAGAATCCCCGTCAGAGACAGCGGCGGGGGAAGATTCAGGGCGCGTGCTGGTCTGGCTATTTCTCATCCGGAGAGGGGGGTTGGGCTTGGAACTTGGTGAGCAGCTGGATCCGGGGACTTTTCGGAGTTGAACGTAGGGGGACCTTTTGATGTTGCGTGTGGCACTTGAAATTCTTCCTGCTTCCTGCTCTTCGTGCTCGGTCGAGAGAGCTATGTGGTCGATGGCTTGCTTGCGCTTGGCTGAGCCGGGGCTCTCGCCGGCCTCGGATTTCGGCCATTTCGCTTTTCCGGGTGGGCTAAGTAGACCGGAGTCAATCAGAACCTCGAGCTCGGGGTCGCGTTCATGATTATCGAGGCCTTTCGTCGAACTGGGCTGAGGAGAGTTCCCACTATGGATAGGTTCAGGAATGGAAGACTTCCGTTTGCGGGAAGAACGGTCCTTACCCATTGACGACGGCTGTGTCCCTTTCAGGTGCCGTTTTGTAGTTTGAGCCTTAGCCGGGGTATGCGGCAGTCGTGACtcttcaaagaagaacgTTTCGCGGTCATCCACAGATGGCAGAGCCGTTAAGTTGGTCACCGCAGGCCCAGCTGTCTCGTTTTCTGCGGCCTTTTGGTCCAGAAGCCTTTCCGACGGCAGAGTAGGAAGGGCACCAGGAACAAACTTTTTTGGGAATGATGCGGGATCCATCTCGGTATTGAGGGTTTTTGGTTGGACTGTAGGTGCTGTGATCCGCTCCTCATTGCCTGTGAGGTCACGAAGCTCCCGACGGGCACGTTGCAGCTTATCCTCGAGATTGCTTACTTTCTTTAGCAGTTTTGTTTGGCGAGAGAGTTCCCTGCGTGAGGGTTGCTTGCGCAGGCCAGTCGATTCGTATTCATCGGATTTTCTATCACAATACACTGCCGAGGGAGCAGATGGCGACCCATGGGACTTGAAAAATGACTTCGGCAGGCGAAGATCCTGAAGAGAGGAGCGTTTAGAAGCTGAAGATTCAGAGCGTGATGGAGCACAACGGTCTACTTGATCAATTGGATGACGATACGGTTCTTTGACTGGGGAACCGTGTTCCATCTTTTGCTGAATAGATCGCCAGGTCTGGTCGGCGAGGGCCGCGTTGACACCAAGACCCTCGGTGTAATGACCCTTATTCGTACCCTTGTAGCCGGCCTTTTTCAATTCCGCATAAGCCTGTTCCGCCTGATGGATGACATCCTTCTGCGGCGACTTATTCGGCGCTTCTTCAGAGTTTCTCCCCCACCCTCCGAAGGGATTAAACGCCGAGGCAATGGCCTTCCCAAAACGAAAGATACCAGATGAGCGGTGCTGCATGCCAGCATTTTTGTTTTCCTGCTCCTGGAAGTAGATACTGGGCGGTTTCTCGCTGACGCTATCACTCATAGTCGCTTCAATGAATCGCGATGTTCGTCCTCGGGGATGGCGGGCGCGCAGCGAAGCTAGCGAGCCACGAGGTGAAGCGCGGGGGGAGGCTTTGTAGCCTGAGCCATTTCCACTCACGCTGCGACTCCCATTTTCACCGCGATGTGTGCGGCGATCATGGGATCCATAATCAGCAGCTTCTTCGGGCAATGGCCAGTCGT
It contains:
- a CDS encoding Nuclear RNA binding protein, putative translates to MAEIRGRREPRLSQAQASHRPHSSLDRARRAGSRKNFKCHTQHQKPNPPLRMRNSQTSTRPESSPAAVSDGDSRSNIWSTPLSALPNDSYREAFYHHPQRQLNPDRSPRTPTRSKTGPSRRRSGYLGDDDIPPVPPLPEELRLSAAKVNVNVNRSPKKRPLSAPMLSSSSASGPESVISGLEDYQWPEDIF
- a CDS encoding Nuclear RNA binding protein, putative, translating into MGHSDDVTALSAQHFYANFQQNFASFKGLGEKVSTKLQIARDSKIQMDMDSPAHQLSSRKHLRSSDDESSDWSSDISGQFDDAEEAQADDHRSPPAKLTKRRRSNDWPLPEEAADYGSHDRRTHRGENGSRSVSGNGSGYKASPRASPRGSLASLRARHPRGRTSRFIEATMSDSVSEKPPSIYFQEQENKNAGMQHRSSGIFRFGKAIASAFNPFGGWGRNSEEAPNKSPQKDVIHQAEQAYAELKKAGYKGTNKGHYTEGLGVNAALADQTWRSIQQKMEHGSPVKEPYRHPIDQVDRCAPSRSESSASKRSSLQDLRLPKSFFKSHGSPSAPSAVYCDRKSDEYESTGLRKQPSRRELSRQTKLLKKVSNLEDKLQRARRELRDLTGNEERITAPTVQPKTLNTEMDPASFPKKFVPGALPTLPSERLLDQKAAENETAGPAVTNLTALPSVDDRETFFFEESRLPHTPAKAQTTKRHLKGTQPSSMVGTLLSPVRRKASIIMNATPSSRF